Part of the Phocoena phocoena chromosome 8, mPhoPho1.1, whole genome shotgun sequence genome, GATTCATCAGTCTGACCAAACCATTATTAAGCCATTAAAGAAAAGGGAATTGTACCTCACTAATATATTTTCCTTAGTAAATTGTCCCGTTatgtttttgacttttaaaaagtaagactTTTAAAGCTTTTCACTATTCTTCAAAACCTGAATATACCCatacatgaaagaaaattaaaagaatgtgTTTTTACATCCAAGGCATATTCCTATAAGAAacacatattttaatgaaatcatATCGTATCAATACTTTAATCTGCTTTCTGCCATTCCCTCACTTACTGTAATATGACATAAACGTTTTACCAGGTAATacatagctttaaaaatattataataaatcaaATTCATTGAATAATGCTTTACTTTTGAACGCATTGATTCTAAATTTTCACCATAAAATCATGAATTGCAAATAGCTAATCATTGTTATTGATGTTACTCTTTATACAACAAAGAGAAGCATATGCAGGCACTAGGCTAAACACATTACATGGACTTACATTTAATCATTGCACGTAGAACTTTGTGTTTTCCAGTGTAGAAGTTCCCCAACTTGTTCAGCCCCTTTGATCCAGTAATTTTGCTTTGGGAAATATTTCCTAAAGGAAATGGAAGAGAGCAATTCAGCAGTAGAAATGTTAAGCATACCTGTTTCTACATTTACCAGTGGGTGTTTTCATGCAGtctcttttataaaatacatGTCAATTTTCAAGTAGGTATTCAGAATTCTTCTTTATTATAGGTTCTGCCAGGATGGACATAAGATTCCAGTAGTCTACAGTTTCCAGAGGCAATATGTTATGGCAGTAAAAATCTAAAACTAAGAGCTCCTGTCCCCTAGCTACTCTAAGCCCTCAAACATGTTCATGTCTGCTTGCTAATAATTCCTGCTTGGTGCCTACTTCTTTCTGGCTTACTGGCATCCCAGGGCTGGAGTCCCTGCACATCTGGCTCTCCATCCCCTTTAGCTCCATGTACCTGGTGGCTGTGGTGGGGAATGTGACCATCCTGGCCGTGGTAAAGTTGGAGCACAGCCTGCACCAGCCCATGTACTTCTTCCTGTGCATGTTGGCTATCATTGACTTGGTCCTGTCAATCTCCACCATGCCCAAACTGCTAACcaccttctgtttttgtgcctgtcaCATTGACCTAGATACTTGCTTGACCCAAATGTTCTTTAGTCACGGTAGAGTCAGGCATCTTCCTTGCCATGGCTTTTGATCACTATGTGACCCACTATGCCACACCTCAGTGCTCACCCATGCAGTGGTAGGACGTTTGGGCCTGGCTGCCCTCCTTCATGGAGTACTCTACATTGGACCTCTGCCCCTGATGCTTTGCCTGAGGCTGCCCCTTTACCGGACCCAAATCACTGCCCACTCCTACTGTGAGTACATGGCCGTGGTCACCTTGGCATGTAGTGACACAACAACTTATTATGGAACGGGAATTGGCTTCCTGGTATTGATCCTGGATTCACTAGACCTCACTGCCTCCTATGTGGTGATTTTTAGGGCTGTCATAGGGTTGACCACCCCTGAGGCTTCAAACCCTAGGAACATGCAGTTCTCATATTTGTGCTATCCTTGTCTTCTATATCCCCATTGCTGTTTCCTCTCTCACTCACCGCTTTGGCAATCATGTCCCTCCCCATATCCATATCCTCTTGGCCAAATTTTACCTCCTCATTCCAACCGTCCTCAACCCAACTGTCTATGCTGTTCACACTAAACAAATTCAAGAGAGACTTCTCCACATTCTTAAGTCAGGGGCTCAACCCAAGTGACTGTTCTGAATCTATGAGACAGATATTTAGTGATGGCAGGAAAAGGCTCTGACCAGGGAAACCAATGAAATAAGACCCATGCAACCAAGTCTTACCTGAGTTATGGAGAAAAGGGTCTATTCTGCTTGACCATGGATTTCCTGAAAGGGGAATAtctgaaatatttgaaagaggAAATCAGGGCTTGAGTTTTTGTACAATATTCCTTTTACTATTTGACTTCATAAAATTAAGCACA contains:
- the LOC136126942 gene encoding LOW QUALITY PROTEIN: olfactory receptor 52M1-like (The sequence of the model RefSeq protein was modified relative to this genomic sequence to represent the inferred CDS: inserted 5 bases in 3 codons) — protein: MATLSPQTCSCLLANNSCLVPTSFWLTGIPGLESLHIWLSIPFSSMYLVAVVGNVTILAVVKLEHSLHQPMYFFLCMLAIIDLVLSISTMPKLLTTFCFCACHIDLDTCLTQMFFSHXVESGIFLAMAFDHYVXPLCHTSVLTHAVVGRLGLAALLHGVLYIGPLPLMLCLRLPLYRTQITAHSYCEYMAVVTLACSDTTTYYGTGIGFLVLILDSLDLTASYVVIFRAVIGLTTPXRLQTLGTCSSHICAILVFYIPIAVSSLTHRFGNHVPPHIHILLAKFYLLIPTVLNPTVYAVHTKQIQERLLHILKSGAQPK